One Sodalinema gerasimenkoae IPPAS B-353 DNA segment encodes these proteins:
- the purC gene encoding phosphoribosylaminoimidazolesuccinocarboxamide synthase — MSQSRQLYEGKAKILYSTDNPQILLSEFKDDATAFNAAKRGQITRKGEINCTISTRLFEKLEALGVPTHWVDSPSPSQMRVKAVEIIPLEVVVRNLAAGSLCRQTGLALGTPITPPLVEFFYKNDDLGDPLLTSDRLRLLNVATSEEIEQLREMALTINGHLQTIFGGCEITLVDFKLEFGKLADGSIVLADEISPDTCRLWDRLDEDAERRVLDKDRFRQDLGNVEDAYERVLARILERV, encoded by the coding sequence ATGTCCCAATCGCGCCAACTTTACGAAGGTAAAGCCAAAATTCTCTACAGTACCGATAATCCGCAAATTCTCCTTTCTGAATTTAAGGATGATGCAACAGCCTTCAACGCGGCGAAACGAGGCCAAATCACCCGCAAAGGAGAAATTAACTGTACAATCTCAACCCGGCTGTTTGAAAAACTCGAAGCCTTAGGGGTTCCCACCCATTGGGTTGATAGCCCCAGCCCCAGCCAAATGCGCGTCAAAGCCGTGGAGATCATTCCTCTGGAAGTGGTGGTGCGCAACCTCGCCGCTGGGAGTCTCTGCCGGCAAACTGGCTTGGCCCTGGGGACTCCCATCACCCCGCCGCTGGTCGAATTTTTCTACAAAAACGACGACCTGGGAGATCCACTCCTGACGAGCGATCGCCTACGTTTATTGAATGTAGCGACATCTGAGGAGATTGAGCAACTGCGGGAGATGGCTCTGACGATCAATGGTCATCTGCAAACGATCTTCGGTGGCTGTGAGATTACCCTGGTCGATTTCAAACTAGAATTCGGGAAACTGGCCGATGGCAGTATTGTACTAGCAGATGAGATTAGCCCAGATACCTGCCGCCTTTGGGATCGCCTGGACGAGGATGCTGAGCGACGTGTCCTCGATAAAGACCGTTTCCGACAGGATCTCGGTAATGTTGAAGATGCTTACGAACGAGTTTTAGCACGTATCCTAGAGCGGGTTTAA
- a CDS encoding BamA/TamA family outer membrane protein, translating to MTLDNSKWSSVTLLSLAIAVILGDASQAMESKSLDKSLEAESSQLAKVKSDLRPESLPPSAEGISEAQVSLDPSESLDLDSLESLERSQVESPQVESLQAERSQVEHPQMESPQVEYPQMEESSLWQVSQNIRQEIAQQTQAVETEGPLPEAVPELLKDSALEMSQLDIPHQPDQNVSQPLAQVETPQPQVLVSEVLVRQTDGQPLRLELQDEVYDSIRTQPGRTTTSRQLQEDVNAIYATGFFGRVEPLAEETPLGVRIIFEVLPNPALNRVAVQNNQVLTQERVDAIFGDQYGEILNLRDFQQGVEEINRWYQTNGYVLAQVIDPPPLPETGPVSPPPVSADGVVTLDVAEGEIEEIELRFLSEDGQTVDEEGQPIQGRTRPFIVTREMQTQAGDVFNRDRIQADLQRVFGLGLFEDINLSVEPGDDPRKAVVVINAIEGSFGSVAAGGGFSSVGGFFGTASYQEQNFGGNNQVLGAEVQLGTRGLFFDVNFTDPWIGGDPFRTAYNVNLFRRRSISLVYDSGPNQPEVNLDNGDRPRIDRIGGALTFTRPLTRDVFDNRQAWTASLGLQVQEVTIRDADGDRTSRDALGNLLSANDEGTDFMASVRLGLARDRRNNALDPTRGDRVSFSTEQVLPFDDNVFFNRLRGSYSYYVPVDFLDIEGSQSLAFNLQGGTIIGDMPPYEAFVLGGVNSVRGYAEGALGAGRSFLQATAEYRFPIFSIIGGVAFLDVGTDLGTAGDVPGNPAGVRDKPGTGLGYGLGLRIQSPLGPIRIDFALNDEGENRFHFGIGQRF from the coding sequence GTGACGTTAGACAATTCGAAATGGTCTTCTGTGACCCTATTATCCCTGGCGATCGCCGTCATTTTAGGCGACGCGAGTCAGGCGATGGAGAGCAAAAGCTTAGACAAATCCTTGGAGGCGGAGTCGTCACAACTGGCTAAGGTCAAGTCTGACCTACGGCCCGAGAGTCTGCCGCCCTCCGCCGAGGGAATCTCAGAGGCCCAAGTTAGCCTCGACCCCTCGGAGTCTTTGGACTTGGATTCCCTGGAGAGTCTGGAGCGTTCCCAGGTGGAAAGTCCCCAGGTGGAAAGCCTCCAGGCGGAGCGTTCCCAGGTGGAACATCCTCAGATGGAAAGTCCCCAGGTGGAATATCCTCAGATGGAGGAGTCCTCCCTCTGGCAGGTGTCCCAGAATATACGACAGGAGATTGCTCAGCAGACTCAAGCCGTTGAGACAGAAGGGCCATTGCCTGAGGCTGTCCCTGAACTGCTAAAGGACTCGGCCCTAGAGATGTCTCAACTGGATATCCCCCATCAACCAGACCAGAACGTCTCCCAACCTCTGGCCCAAGTAGAAACCCCACAACCCCAGGTTCTTGTTTCAGAAGTCCTCGTGCGGCAAACTGATGGACAGCCGCTGCGGTTGGAACTGCAAGATGAGGTCTATGACAGCATTCGCACCCAGCCAGGCCGTACCACCACCAGCCGTCAACTCCAGGAAGATGTTAACGCCATCTATGCCACCGGATTTTTTGGCCGAGTCGAACCCCTCGCAGAGGAAACCCCCTTGGGGGTTCGGATTATCTTTGAGGTCTTGCCCAACCCTGCCCTCAACCGAGTGGCAGTGCAAAATAACCAAGTCCTGACGCAAGAGCGGGTAGATGCGATTTTTGGCGATCAGTATGGTGAAATTCTCAATCTACGGGATTTCCAACAAGGGGTAGAAGAAATCAATCGTTGGTATCAAACCAATGGCTATGTTCTGGCTCAGGTGATTGACCCGCCGCCGCTGCCGGAAACAGGACCCGTCAGCCCGCCCCCCGTCTCTGCTGATGGGGTGGTGACCCTCGATGTGGCAGAAGGAGAAATTGAGGAGATTGAACTGCGCTTCCTCAGTGAAGATGGTCAGACAGTAGATGAAGAAGGACAACCCATCCAAGGCCGGACTCGGCCCTTTATCGTGACCCGCGAGATGCAAACTCAGGCGGGGGATGTCTTCAACCGCGATCGCATTCAAGCGGATTTACAGCGCGTCTTCGGCTTAGGGCTATTTGAAGATATTAATCTCTCGGTGGAACCGGGGGATGACCCCCGTAAGGCAGTGGTGGTGATTAATGCCATTGAAGGGAGTTTTGGCTCCGTGGCCGCTGGGGGCGGCTTTAGCTCTGTGGGGGGCTTCTTTGGGACCGCAAGTTATCAAGAACAGAACTTTGGGGGCAATAACCAAGTTCTCGGGGCGGAAGTGCAACTGGGAACACGGGGTTTGTTTTTTGATGTTAACTTTACCGACCCTTGGATTGGCGGTGACCCCTTCCGCACCGCCTATAACGTCAATCTCTTCCGCCGTCGCTCCATTTCCTTGGTCTACGACAGCGGCCCCAACCAGCCGGAAGTGAATCTAGACAATGGCGATCGCCCCCGGATTGACCGGATTGGTGGGGCCTTGACCTTCACCCGTCCCCTAACCCGAGATGTGTTTGATAACCGGCAAGCTTGGACTGCCTCCCTGGGCTTACAGGTGCAGGAAGTGACCATTCGTGATGCTGACGGCGATCGCACCTCCCGAGATGCCCTCGGAAATCTCCTCTCAGCCAATGATGAGGGAACGGACTTTATGGCCAGTGTGCGTCTCGGTTTAGCCCGCGATCGCCGCAATAATGCCCTCGACCCCACCCGGGGCGATCGCGTGAGTTTCAGCACTGAACAAGTGCTGCCCTTTGATGACAACGTCTTCTTTAATCGCCTGCGGGGTAGCTATAGCTACTATGTCCCGGTTGATTTCCTCGATATCGAAGGCTCTCAGTCCTTAGCCTTTAACCTACAGGGAGGCACAATCATCGGCGATATGCCCCCCTATGAAGCCTTTGTCCTCGGTGGCGTCAACTCCGTGCGCGGCTATGCGGAGGGGGCCCTCGGGGCGGGTCGTTCCTTCCTGCAAGCCACAGCAGAATATCGCTTCCCCATCTTTTCCATCATTGGTGGGGTCGCCTTCCTCGATGTGGGCACCGATTTAGGCACCGCTGGAGATGTCCCTGGTAACCCTGCTGGGGTCAGGGATAAACCCGGAACGGGCTTAGGCTATGGCTTAGGACTGCGGATTCAATCCCCCTTGGGTCCGATCCGGATCGACTTTGCCCTCAATGACGAGGGAGAAAACCGCTTTCACTTCGGTATTGGTCAGCGATTCTAG
- a CDS encoding PAS domain-containing sensor histidine kinase yields the protein MSVDPLNQGHPPNLGKLAQLSLDRMADAVLLTDVEARIFYVNDAACQLLGGDRPELLEARFWEIDQNLTPDTWPRYLQTLQKQGVLEQEARYRTGDHKLIEVEVTATYLVADERAYNCTVFRYLSERASVAREVQRAKDQLRAVLDAVPGLVSWISQDGRYLGVNRHLAASYNMPPDAFVGKELGFLKNSPEFVEFVRDFLEGDVDYHSQLVRANVRGTPCYYITAAQKYDQGRATVVVGVDVSERKRSEEALQRSEARLLEKTQELEEALRERQRAESQLIQSEKMYALGQMVAGMAHEINNPINFIYGNLAYTDNYVRDLLELFKLYQEEVPDTPPRVAAEIEAVDLDFITTDLPKIVDSMKLGAERILKLVLSLRNFSRLDEAQFKQAYVQEGIESALAILNHRIQGRIELVKEYQPLPKIYCYPAQLNQVWMNLLCNAIDAVLDPALRDDSYDSPPRITIRTKPLEGDRILVAIHDNGRGIKPELQEKIFDPFFTTKPVGTGTGLGLSICYQILQTHSGQIRVHSHEGQTEDSPWKRGSEFLVELPVGSSKDDVPR from the coding sequence ATGAGTGTTGACCCCCTAAATCAAGGACATCCCCCTAATCTTGGAAAACTGGCTCAGCTATCATTGGATCGTATGGCGGATGCTGTGCTACTCACTGATGTTGAGGCGAGAATTTTCTATGTCAATGATGCTGCCTGTCAGCTGTTGGGGGGCGATCGCCCTGAACTTTTAGAGGCTCGATTTTGGGAGATTGACCAAAACCTCACACCAGATACCTGGCCCCGCTATCTGCAAACATTGCAAAAACAGGGGGTTTTGGAACAAGAAGCTCGCTATCGCACCGGAGATCACAAGCTGATTGAAGTCGAAGTTACGGCCACCTATCTTGTCGCTGATGAGCGGGCCTATAACTGCACGGTTTTTCGCTACCTCTCTGAACGGGCCTCTGTGGCCCGCGAGGTCCAACGGGCAAAAGACCAATTACGAGCGGTTCTGGATGCGGTGCCAGGGTTAGTGTCTTGGATTAGTCAGGATGGCCGGTATCTTGGGGTTAATCGGCACTTAGCTGCTAGTTATAATATGCCTCCCGATGCCTTTGTTGGCAAAGAATTAGGGTTTTTAAAAAATAGTCCGGAATTCGTGGAGTTTGTTCGTGACTTTCTTGAAGGGGATGTGGATTATCACTCGCAATTGGTGCGGGCTAATGTCCGAGGAACTCCCTGCTATTACATTACCGCTGCCCAAAAATATGACCAAGGACGAGCCACCGTGGTGGTTGGAGTTGATGTCAGTGAGCGCAAACGCTCTGAGGAAGCCCTGCAACGAAGTGAAGCCCGTTTACTAGAAAAAACCCAGGAACTTGAAGAAGCCTTACGAGAACGGCAACGGGCTGAGAGTCAGTTAATTCAATCGGAAAAAATGTATGCCCTGGGCCAAATGGTGGCCGGCATGGCCCATGAAATTAATAACCCAATCAATTTCATTTACGGAAACCTCGCCTATACCGATAATTACGTCCGAGATTTACTAGAACTGTTCAAACTGTATCAAGAAGAAGTCCCAGATACCCCTCCCCGGGTGGCGGCAGAAATTGAGGCTGTGGATTTGGATTTCATCACCACCGATTTGCCCAAAATCGTCGATTCGATGAAATTAGGTGCAGAACGAATTTTAAAATTGGTTCTGTCTCTCCGCAACTTTTCTCGCTTGGATGAAGCTCAATTCAAACAAGCCTATGTTCAGGAGGGAATCGAGAGTGCCCTAGCGATTCTCAACCACCGAATTCAAGGGCGCATCGAGTTGGTTAAAGAGTATCAACCGCTGCCAAAGATTTATTGTTATCCTGCCCAACTCAATCAGGTATGGATGAATCTGCTCTGTAATGCCATCGACGCCGTTCTCGACCCAGCCCTGAGAGATGATAGCTATGACTCCCCGCCGCGCATCACCATCCGCACAAAACCCCTTGAAGGCGATCGCATTTTGGTAGCGATTCATGACAATGGGCGGGGGATTAAGCCGGAGTTACAAGAAAAAATCTTCGATCCCTTCTTTACCACAAAGCCCGTTGGTACCGGGACAGGGCTGGGGCTATCGATTTGCTACCAAATTCTGCAAACCCATAGCGGCCAGATTCGCGTCCACTCTCATGAGGGCCAAACCGAGGACAGCCCCTGGAAACGTGGGAGCGAGTTTCTCGTCGAGTTACCAGTGGGATCATCCAAAGATGACGTTCCGAGATGA